Proteins encoded together in one Bradyrhizobium sp. PSBB068 window:
- a CDS encoding MBL fold metallo-hydrolase: MRIHHLNTGTMCPIGQRLVNGSGSLFRRARMVCHCLLVESNDGLVLVDTGIGLGDIADPPRLGRKWVRQTTPRLDPTETAVRQVKALGFSPDEVRHVLLTHLDRDHAGGVPDFPKAKVHVHRKEYDMAVTHQVTPPAGRYITTQWKHGPDWAIYGEGGEDWFGFEGVRALGDHEPDILMIPLPGHTLGHCGIAVRDKDRWLLHAGDAYFHHAQLDARPRIPLVLGLFQRRADMDRATRIRNQERLRQLKAAHGSDVTIVNSHDPVDYESCRCGRHTPAAR, from the coding sequence ATGCGGATTCATCATCTCAACACCGGCACGATGTGCCCGATCGGACAACGGCTCGTGAACGGCAGCGGCAGCCTCTTCCGGCGGGCGCGAATGGTCTGCCACTGCCTGCTGGTCGAGAGCAATGACGGCCTCGTGCTGGTCGACACCGGTATCGGGCTTGGCGACATCGCAGACCCGCCGCGGCTCGGCCGCAAATGGGTGCGGCAGACCACGCCGCGGCTCGATCCAACCGAGACCGCCGTGCGGCAGGTCAAGGCGCTCGGCTTCTCGCCCGACGAGGTGCGTCACGTGCTGCTGACCCATCTCGATCGCGACCATGCCGGTGGCGTGCCGGACTTTCCGAAGGCCAAGGTGCACGTCCATCGCAAGGAGTACGACATGGCGGTGACCCATCAGGTCACACCGCCCGCGGGACGCTACATCACCACGCAGTGGAAGCACGGGCCGGACTGGGCGATCTACGGCGAAGGCGGCGAGGACTGGTTCGGCTTCGAGGGGGTGCGGGCGCTCGGCGATCACGAGCCTGATATCCTGATGATCCCGCTGCCGGGCCACACGCTTGGCCATTGCGGCATCGCAGTGCGCGACAAGGACAGATGGCTGCTGCACGCTGGCGATGCCTATTTCCACCATGCGCAGCTCGACGCCAGGCCCCGGATCCCGCTCGTGCTCGGCCTGTTCCAGCGCCGGGCCGACATGGATCGCGCGACGCGTATCCGGAACCAGGAGCGGCTGCGCCAGCTGAAGGCGGCGCATGGCTCTGATGTCACGATCGTCAACAGCCACGATCCCGTCGACTACGAGAGCTGCCGCTGCGGCCGGCACACGCCGGCTGCGCGTTAG
- a CDS encoding DUF1491 family protein, with translation MRLKTSIWVAAYLRRCQTEGVFGAVRKKGAEEAGAVFVKVALMDGNAMLYAPAPQTVYDDSRPAERLFVPTAPQPVSEPSVEERLTKELRFDPDAWIVETEDRAGRHFLDLAKG, from the coding sequence GGCCTATCTGCGCCGCTGCCAGACCGAAGGCGTGTTCGGTGCGGTCCGCAAGAAGGGTGCGGAAGAGGCCGGCGCCGTGTTCGTCAAGGTGGCGCTGATGGACGGCAACGCGATGCTGTATGCACCGGCGCCGCAGACGGTCTATGACGACAGCCGTCCGGCGGAACGGCTATTCGTGCCGACGGCGCCGCAGCCGGTATCCGAGCCGTCAGTCGAGGAGCGATTGACCAAGGAGCTGCGCTTCGATCCCGATGCCTGGATCGTCGAGACCGAGGACCGCGCGGGGCGGCACTTCCTCGATCTGGCGAAGGGCTAG
- a CDS encoding LysR family transcriptional regulator codes for MDIRELRYFAAVYRERNLTAAAKRCFISQPSISAAITNLEAELGTTLFIRHKKGMAPTESAAQFHGIARKIIDEADAARHLFRKPRTKQTLTLGLLRTLDQARTIALLKPLTGNADLALRLVGASQKSDARIVARTMIVPGEHFIPLWSERYVAALPPSHPLTLKETLRTSDFAGVPMIDRCHCEQQELFKRTAPPRKPVAIAEFEEWAMALVAAGVGVAIVPEGVARGNPDVAVRAIDVDVTRQVGLAYPSAHPPSDALKEFIASLPRQANSRRVRSAIKKVKRA; via the coding sequence ATGGATATCCGCGAACTTCGCTATTTCGCCGCGGTCTACCGCGAGCGCAATCTCACCGCTGCGGCGAAGCGCTGTTTCATCTCGCAGCCGTCGATCTCCGCGGCGATCACCAATCTCGAGGCCGAACTCGGCACCACGCTGTTCATCCGGCACAAGAAGGGCATGGCCCCGACGGAATCCGCCGCGCAGTTCCACGGCATCGCCCGCAAGATCATCGACGAGGCGGACGCGGCGCGACACCTGTTTCGCAAACCGCGGACGAAACAGACGCTGACGCTCGGTCTGTTGCGGACGCTCGATCAGGCGCGGACCATCGCCCTGTTGAAGCCGCTGACCGGCAACGCCGATCTCGCGCTTCGGCTGGTCGGCGCCAGCCAGAAGTCCGACGCGCGGATCGTCGCGAGAACCATGATCGTGCCCGGCGAGCACTTCATCCCGCTCTGGAGCGAGCGCTATGTCGCGGCACTGCCGCCGTCGCATCCCCTCACCCTCAAGGAGACGCTGCGGACCAGCGACTTCGCCGGCGTTCCGATGATCGATCGTTGCCATTGCGAACAGCAGGAGCTTTTCAAGCGCACCGCGCCGCCGCGCAAGCCGGTGGCGATCGCAGAATTTGAGGAGTGGGCGATGGCACTGGTCGCGGCCGGGGTCGGCGTCGCGATCGTCCCCGAAGGCGTGGCGCGCGGCAATCCTGATGTCGCGGTGCGCGCGATCGATGTCGACGTCACGCGCCAGGTCGGCCTCGCCTACCCCTCGGCCCATCCGCCATCCGATGCGCTGAAGGAATTCATTGCGAGCCTGCCGCGGCAGGCGAACAGCCGCCGCGTCAGGTCCGCAATCAAGAAGGTGAAGCGCGCCTAG
- a CDS encoding DUF2336 domain-containing protein, translating to MSAAPLFPGFDGLMRLSRREGVDIRPTLLRVLTDLYVQASAHSADEERQFVELTSRLIDEVDDATRAAVRARLAIYPATPAPIMDKLGLRRAGPDQPMPAAAPIAAPASSTPPAKTPTEAEQRMAASLAMRPNDAAEISDMFFAASASERAQILHNLQETPLKAAARIPPARAARAIHILEMAAFAEDLDNFTLELGEALILPSRIAADVVNDPGGEPLACAMRALDVSSAAFQRILMFLNPEAGSSVNYVYRLSRLYDRLSERSALVMLAAWRGSTMAVARAKYRSALYDDERHRVRAASTQTRSSVQPGSAAAIRNQKSGS from the coding sequence ATGAGCGCAGCTCCGCTATTTCCTGGTTTTGATGGGCTGATGAGGCTCTCCCGTCGTGAGGGCGTCGACATCCGCCCCACTTTGCTGCGCGTCCTGACCGACCTCTATGTGCAGGCGAGCGCGCACTCCGCCGATGAAGAGCGCCAGTTCGTCGAGCTGACGTCGCGCCTGATCGACGAGGTCGACGACGCGACCCGCGCCGCCGTCCGCGCGCGGCTAGCGATCTATCCGGCAACGCCCGCCCCGATCATGGACAAACTCGGGCTCCGGCGCGCCGGTCCGGATCAGCCGATGCCGGCGGCCGCGCCGATTGCCGCGCCGGCATCCTCCACGCCGCCGGCGAAGACCCCGACCGAGGCCGAACAGCGGATGGCCGCGAGCCTTGCGATGCGGCCGAACGATGCCGCCGAAATCTCCGACATGTTCTTTGCCGCCAGCGCCAGCGAGCGCGCGCAGATCCTGCACAATCTGCAGGAGACGCCGCTGAAGGCCGCGGCACGGATTCCGCCAGCCCGCGCCGCGCGCGCGATCCACATCCTGGAGATGGCGGCGTTCGCCGAGGACCTCGACAACTTCACGCTCGAACTCGGCGAAGCGCTGATCCTGCCGTCACGGATCGCCGCCGACGTGGTCAACGATCCCGGCGGTGAGCCGCTCGCCTGCGCGATGCGGGCGCTCGACGTGTCGAGCGCCGCGTTCCAGCGCATCCTGATGTTCCTCAATCCGGAAGCCGGTTCGTCGGTCAACTATGTCTATCGGCTGTCACGGCTCTACGATCGCCTCAGCGAGCGCTCGGCGCTGGTGATGCTGGCGGCATGGCGCGGCTCGACCATGGCGGTGGCCCGCGCCAAGTATCGCTCGGCGCTCTATGACGACGAGCGCCATCGCGTGCGCGCCGCATCGACGCAGACGCGATCGTCGGTGCAGCCCGGCAGCGCAGCCGCGATCCGCAACCAGAAATCCGGAAGCTAA
- a CDS encoding branched-chain amino acid ABC transporter permease: MLALQILIDGFAISALYALGATGFTLIFGVSGVLNLSHGAIMVAAAVAAWAAASVLHLDIYSGALFGVGVALIVSFATYFAVVKPIQNSTRIPNEEKEIFVLTGTLLWGIMIQELIAYFFTNNAKTVLPIVEGVVDIFGNRTPRNNIFTALVCCLAIGLLWLLVNRTRTGKAVLAASMNPRGVTLLGLELTQIYIVVWGIYGILAGIAGVLLGMFLGVSSYSVGPLTASAFSIVVLGGLGSVSGSLIAAFVVGYLETITAYMISPAYRTIPALLLLVFVMYIRPQGLLGRR, translated from the coding sequence ATGCTTGCCTTACAAATCCTGATCGATGGTTTTGCCATCAGTGCGCTCTATGCACTCGGCGCGACCGGCTTCACCCTGATCTTCGGTGTTTCCGGCGTCCTCAACCTCTCCCACGGTGCCATCATGGTGGCCGCAGCGGTCGCGGCCTGGGCCGCGGCCAGCGTGTTGCACCTCGACATCTACTCAGGTGCGCTGTTCGGGGTCGGCGTCGCGCTGATAGTCTCTTTCGCGACCTATTTCGCGGTCGTGAAGCCGATCCAGAATTCGACCCGGATCCCCAACGAGGAGAAGGAGATCTTCGTCCTCACCGGCACCCTGCTGTGGGGCATCATGATCCAGGAGCTGATCGCCTATTTCTTCACCAACAACGCCAAGACGGTGCTGCCGATCGTCGAGGGCGTCGTCGACATCTTCGGCAACCGCACGCCGCGCAACAACATCTTCACCGCGCTGGTGTGCTGCCTCGCGATCGGCCTGCTCTGGCTGCTGGTGAACCGCACCCGGACCGGCAAGGCGGTGTTGGCGGCCTCGATGAACCCGCGCGGCGTCACGCTGCTCGGGCTCGAGCTCACCCAGATCTACATTGTGGTGTGGGGCATCTACGGCATCCTCGCCGGCATCGCCGGTGTGCTGCTCGGCATGTTCTTGGGCGTCAGCTCCTACAGCGTCGGGCCGCTGACCGCGAGCGCGTTCTCGATCGTGGTGCTCGGCGGCCTCGGCAGCGTCTCCGGCTCGCTGATCGCGGCCTTCGTGGTCGGTTATCTCGAGACCATCACGGCCTACATGATCTCGCCGGCCTACCGCACCATTCCGGCGCTGCTGCTCTTGGTGTTCGTGATGTACATCCGGCCCCAGGGCCTCTTGGGGAGGCGCTGA
- a CDS encoding ABC transporter substrate-binding protein has translation MQQLAGAAVLGLLAASPSGALAADTLKIGVIAEAQAIAGASIPQAAQLAADEINAKGGIDGRKIEIVSYDNHSSSADSVRAFQRAVNEDKVNVVISSYISEVVLALEPWASRLKTPFVTPGAASNEISKSVHADYEKNKYTFHGYLTSAALALSVCDAAKELLVDQKHMKTAVIMSEDAAWTKPLDVGYEECLPKIGLKVVDHIRFSPDTTDFTPIFNKVEAAKPDVIITGISHVGVQPTVQWKNQQVPIPMFGISSQATNETFGKDTNDAAEGVLYQGVSGPNVAVTPKSVPFAEDFKKRYGNYPSYAGYTAYDEVYYIADAVKRAGSVEADKVVDALEKTDWEGTIGRVQFYGKDDPFTHSIKYGKGLITGLMLQWQGGKQVAVWPKEVAKSDLKFPSFIKLTTN, from the coding sequence ATGCAGCAACTTGCCGGAGCGGCCGTGTTGGGTCTTTTGGCAGCCAGTCCCAGCGGAGCGCTGGCGGCTGACACCCTCAAGATCGGCGTGATTGCCGAAGCGCAGGCAATCGCCGGCGCATCGATCCCGCAGGCGGCGCAGCTCGCCGCCGACGAGATCAATGCCAAGGGCGGCATCGACGGCCGCAAGATCGAAATCGTTTCTTACGACAATCACTCGTCCTCGGCGGATTCGGTGCGCGCATTCCAGCGCGCGGTCAACGAGGACAAGGTCAATGTCGTCATCTCGAGCTACATCAGCGAGGTGGTGCTGGCGCTCGAGCCCTGGGCCTCGCGGCTGAAGACGCCGTTCGTCACGCCCGGCGCCGCCTCGAACGAGATCAGCAAGAGCGTCCACGCCGACTACGAGAAGAACAAGTACACCTTCCACGGCTACCTGACCTCGGCGGCGCTGGCGCTGTCGGTCTGCGACGCCGCCAAGGAGCTTTTGGTCGATCAGAAGCACATGAAGACCGCGGTCATCATGAGCGAGGACGCGGCCTGGACCAAGCCGCTCGACGTCGGCTACGAGGAGTGCCTGCCGAAGATCGGGCTCAAGGTCGTCGACCATATCCGCTTCTCGCCCGACACCACCGACTTCACGCCGATCTTCAACAAGGTCGAAGCCGCCAAGCCCGACGTGATCATCACTGGCATCTCGCATGTCGGCGTGCAGCCGACCGTGCAATGGAAGAACCAGCAGGTGCCGATCCCGATGTTCGGCATTTCCTCGCAGGCGACCAACGAGACCTTCGGCAAGGACACCAATGATGCGGCGGAAGGCGTGCTGTATCAGGGCGTGTCGGGCCCGAACGTCGCGGTGACGCCGAAGTCGGTCCCGTTCGCGGAAGACTTCAAGAAGCGCTACGGCAACTATCCGTCGTATGCAGGCTACACCGCCTATGACGAGGTCTACTACATCGCCGATGCGGTGAAGCGCGCCGGTTCGGTCGAGGCCGACAAGGTGGTCGATGCGCTCGAGAAGACCGATTGGGAAGGCACCATCGGACGCGTCCAGTTCTACGGCAAGGACGATCCGTTCACCCATTCCATCAAGTACGGCAAGGGCCTGATCACCGGACTGATGCTGCAGTGGCAGGGCGGCAAGCAGGTCGCGGTCTGGCCGAAGGAGGTCGCCAAGAGCGATCTCAAGTTCCCGAGCTTCATCAAGCTCACCACGAACTGA
- a CDS encoding MFS transporter, with translation MNKYERQSPCPADQSTLPDDIAEELSHLPSEVIELSDAPPLAPPAPLNPDEVRTIVISLMLTMFLAALDQTIVATALPTIGRQFHDVTNLSWVITAYLLASTAVAPVFGTLSDIYGRRVMIITSLSLFVVGSVLCAIAPSMTMLIIARGLQGLGGGGIMPVVQTVISDVVTPRERGRYQAYFSSVWMAGGILGPVVGGVFAEHLHWSMIFWINLPLAAAALALLLPKMGKIPVFHRKRKVDWLGGVLLMASAVVLMLVLTWGGTRLSWLSPTITAMIGTSIALAGGFVWHARRADEPFLPLSLLGGSVVPFAMGAGGCALGAMVGLTVHLPLYYEVVYHLTASEAGLALIPLAAISTFGAAIAGRTMAKAKHYKRVAIVGTSVAAICAVGMAMTTLPLWGLLLVMSVFALGLGTTFPISVVSLQNAVARPQVGTVTGAMNFFRAMMASFTVAAFTTILLMTLGTDISLAGEHQAAAASTVSAIPMADMIHAFRYVFGAAAVLLTTASICMITMEERPLAGPAAQPVEMAE, from the coding sequence ATGAACAAGTATGAACGGCAGAGCCCGTGTCCTGCCGACCAATCCACATTGCCTGACGATATTGCCGAAGAGCTGTCTCACCTCCCGAGCGAGGTGATCGAACTCAGCGACGCGCCGCCGCTGGCGCCGCCGGCACCGCTCAATCCGGATGAAGTCCGCACCATCGTGATCAGCCTGATGCTGACGATGTTCCTGGCCGCGCTCGACCAGACCATCGTCGCGACCGCGCTGCCGACGATCGGACGCCAGTTTCACGATGTCACCAATCTTTCCTGGGTGATCACGGCCTATCTGCTGGCCTCGACCGCGGTGGCGCCGGTGTTCGGCACGCTGAGCGACATCTATGGCCGCCGCGTCATGATCATCACCTCGCTCAGCCTGTTCGTAGTCGGCTCGGTGCTGTGCGCGATCGCGCCCAGCATGACGATGCTGATCATTGCCCGCGGCCTGCAGGGGCTCGGCGGCGGCGGCATCATGCCGGTGGTCCAGACCGTGATCTCCGACGTCGTCACCCCGCGCGAGCGTGGACGCTATCAGGCCTATTTCTCCAGCGTCTGGATGGCCGGCGGCATTCTCGGCCCGGTGGTCGGCGGCGTGTTCGCCGAGCATCTGCACTGGTCGATGATCTTCTGGATCAACCTGCCGCTTGCAGCCGCCGCGCTCGCGCTGCTGCTGCCGAAGATGGGCAAGATCCCGGTGTTCCACCGCAAGCGCAAGGTCGACTGGCTCGGCGGCGTGCTGCTGATGGCCTCGGCCGTGGTGCTGATGCTGGTGCTGACCTGGGGCGGCACGCGTCTCTCGTGGCTGTCGCCGACCATCACCGCGATGATCGGCACCTCGATCGCGCTCGCCGGCGGCTTCGTCTGGCATGCGCGCCGCGCCGACGAGCCGTTCCTGCCGCTGTCGCTGCTCGGCGGCTCGGTGGTGCCGTTCGCGATGGGCGCGGGCGGCTGCGCGCTCGGCGCCATGGTCGGGCTCACCGTGCATCTGCCGCTCTATTACGAGGTGGTCTACCACCTCACCGCCAGCGAGGCCGGCCTGGCGCTGATTCCGCTCGCGGCGATCTCGACCTTCGGCGCGGCAATCGCCGGCCGGACCATGGCGAAGGCCAAGCACTACAAGCGGGTCGCAATCGTCGGCACCTCGGTTGCGGCAATCTGCGCCGTCGGCATGGCGATGACGACGCTGCCGCTCTGGGGATTGCTGCTTGTGATGAGCGTGTTCGCGCTCGGGCTCGGCACCACATTCCCGATCAGCGTGGTGTCGCTGCAGAACGCGGTGGCGCGGCCGCAGGTCGGCACCGTGACCGGCGCGATGAATTTCTTCCGGGCGATGATGGCGTCCTTCACGGTTGCCGCCTTCACCACGATCCTGCTGATGACGCTCGGCACCGACATCTCGCTCGCCGGCGAGCATCAGGCCGCGGCGGCGAGCACGGTCAGCGCAATCCCGATGGCCGACATGATCCATGCGTTCCGCTACGTGTTCGGCGCCGCCGCCGTGCTGCTGACCACCGCCTCGATCTGCATGATCACGATGGAAGAGCGCCCGCTCGCCGGCCCCGCCGCGCAGCCGGTGGAGATGGCGGAGTAG
- a CDS encoding DUF1214 domain-containing protein — protein MRLLLTTLLALVIATAVGLGLTYATATRGTDLGTLKIGAWTARPKSGTSDVDPYSRATIARSGELPIGTGDGIAFSATSDDKNKPLDGRCDVVVSGVTPAARFWTLTLFDRKGHLVANSLQRYGFTSQEIMRASDGTFEIHIASRSRAGNWLPTGGIERYALMLRLYDTPVGVATRTQRDAPMPAITTTGCP, from the coding sequence GTGCGGCTCCTCCTCACCACCCTGCTGGCGCTCGTCATCGCCACCGCCGTCGGCCTCGGGCTGACCTACGCGACTGCGACGCGCGGCACCGATCTCGGCACGCTGAAGATCGGCGCCTGGACCGCGCGGCCGAAAAGCGGCACCTCCGACGTCGACCCCTATTCGCGCGCCACCATCGCGCGCAGCGGCGAGCTGCCGATCGGCACCGGCGACGGCATCGCATTCTCGGCGACCTCGGACGACAAGAACAAGCCGCTCGACGGCCGCTGCGACGTCGTCGTCAGCGGCGTGACGCCGGCGGCGCGGTTCTGGACGCTGACGCTGTTCGACCGCAAGGGCCACCTCGTCGCGAACTCGCTGCAACGCTACGGCTTCACCAGCCAGGAGATCATGCGCGCCTCCGACGGCACGTTCGAGATCCATATCGCCTCGCGCTCGCGCGCCGGCAACTGGCTGCCGACCGGCGGCATCGAACGCTACGCGCTGATGCTGCGGCTCTACGACACGCCGGTCGGGGTCGCGACCCGCACCCAGCGCGACGCGCCGATGCCCGCGATCACGACGACGGGCTGCCCATGA
- a CDS encoding YcgN family cysteine cluster protein, with amino-acid sequence MTAPPKRPSDQEGFFWKTKTLEEMSNAEWESLCDGCARCCLEKLEDEDTGKIYFTHISCKLLDAGLCACKDYPNRSEQVPDCVRLTPENVRTLNWLPPSCGYRLVAEGRDLYWWHPLISGDPNTVHEAGVSVRGRVEGTEIDVNDADLEDHIVRWPALLPKRAQLKKRPKASK; translated from the coding sequence ATGACCGCACCGCCCAAGCGCCCGTCGGACCAGGAGGGATTCTTCTGGAAAACCAAGACGTTGGAGGAGATGTCCAACGCCGAATGGGAAAGCCTGTGTGACGGCTGCGCGCGGTGCTGCCTGGAGAAGCTCGAGGACGAGGACACCGGCAAGATCTACTTCACCCATATCTCCTGCAAGCTGCTAGATGCCGGTCTGTGCGCCTGCAAGGACTATCCGAACCGCTCCGAGCAGGTTCCGGATTGCGTCCGTCTCACCCCCGAAAATGTCCGCACCCTGAACTGGCTGCCGCCGAGCTGCGGCTACCGCCTCGTGGCCGAGGGGCGGGACCTCTATTGGTGGCATCCCCTCATCTCGGGCGATCCCAACACCGTTCACGAAGCCGGGGTCTCGGTGCGCGGCCGGGTCGAGGGTACCGAGATCGATGTCAACGACGCCGATCTCGAGGATCACATCGTACGTTGGCCGGCCTTGCTGCCGAAACGAGCCCAATTGAAGAAGCGCCCGAAGGCCTCCAAGTAG
- a CDS encoding PBP1A family penicillin-binding protein yields the protein MPSHWKQKVRNFFLDLDARIDSTLFSSGKGLRELYERYSTFMDRFYVGRWKRWVFIEPLSEAATLGLGGMILMLTLAIPAFRETADEDWLKKSDLAVTFLDRYGNPIGSRGIKHNDSIPLEDFPDNLIKATLATEDRRFYDHFGIDVPGLARALVTNAQAGGVRQGGSSITQQLAKNLFLNNERTIERKVKEAFLAIWLETRLTKNEILKLYLDRAYMGGGTFGVDGAAHFYFNKSVRDVNLAEAAMLAGLFKAPTKYAPHINLPAARARANVVLDNLVDAGFMTEGQVFGARRNPAVAVDRRDENSPNYYLDYAFDEMRKLVDTFPKSYTERVFVVRTAIDINVQKAAEEAIENQLRQFGRDYHATQAATVVSDLDGGIRAMVGGRDYGASQFNRATDAYRQPGSSFKPYVYTTALLNGFTPNSKVVDGPVCIGNWCPQNYGHSYSGQVTLTQAITRSINVVPVKLSIMLGGKEGPKAGRAKIVEVARRFGLKAPLPDTPSLPIGSDEVTVLEHAVAYATFPNRGKAVTPHSVLEVRTGAGDLVWRWDRDGPKPRQAIPPNIAADMAGMMSHVVSEGTARRAALDGIPTAGKTGTTNAYRDAWFVGYTGNFTCAVWYGNDDYSPTNRMTGGSLPAQTWHDIMVAAHQGVEVRELNGVGMGQKLPPQPAQANAQANAAPRVLETKPGPPPVLTKRGADILVRVEKLLDDAARTAEKTTGKTTLNEPAKIGKPESSSALAFPENYVAAAGPDGATPPVPRKN from the coding sequence GTGCCGTCGCATTGGAAACAGAAGGTCCGGAATTTCTTCCTGGACCTCGATGCGCGTATCGACTCGACGCTGTTCTCGTCGGGCAAGGGCCTGCGCGAGCTCTACGAGCGCTATTCCACCTTCATGGACCGCTTCTATGTCGGCCGCTGGAAGCGCTGGGTGTTCATCGAGCCGCTGTCGGAAGCCGCAACGCTCGGGCTCGGCGGCATGATCCTGATGCTGACGCTCGCGATTCCGGCCTTCCGCGAGACCGCTGACGAGGACTGGCTGAAGAAGTCCGACCTCGCGGTGACCTTCCTCGACCGTTACGGCAACCCGATCGGCAGCCGCGGCATCAAGCATAATGACTCGATCCCGCTGGAAGATTTTCCGGACAATCTGATCAAGGCGACGCTCGCGACCGAAGACCGCCGCTTCTACGACCATTTCGGCATCGACGTGCCCGGCCTCGCCCGCGCGCTCGTCACCAACGCGCAGGCCGGCGGCGTCCGCCAGGGCGGTTCGTCGATCACCCAGCAGCTCGCCAAGAACCTGTTCCTGAACAACGAGCGCACCATCGAGCGCAAGGTGAAGGAAGCCTTCCTCGCGATCTGGCTGGAGACGCGCCTCACCAAGAACGAGATCCTGAAGCTCTATCTCGACCGCGCCTATATGGGCGGCGGCACCTTCGGCGTCGACGGCGCGGCGCATTTCTACTTCAACAAGTCGGTGCGCGACGTGAACCTCGCGGAGGCCGCGATGCTCGCCGGCCTGTTCAAGGCGCCGACCAAATACGCCCCGCACATCAACCTGCCCGCCGCGCGCGCCCGCGCCAACGTCGTGCTCGACAACCTCGTCGATGCCGGCTTCATGACCGAGGGCCAGGTGTTCGGTGCCCGCCGCAATCCGGCGGTCGCGGTCGACCGGCGCGACGAGAACTCGCCGAACTACTATCTCGACTACGCCTTCGACGAGATGCGCAAGCTGGTCGACACCTTCCCGAAATCCTACACCGAGCGCGTCTTCGTGGTCCGCACCGCGATCGACATCAACGTGCAGAAGGCGGCCGAGGAAGCGATCGAGAACCAGCTCCGCCAGTTCGGCCGCGACTATCACGCGACGCAGGCCGCGACCGTGGTGTCCGATCTCGACGGCGGCATCCGTGCCATGGTCGGCGGCCGCGATTACGGCGCGAGCCAGTTCAACCGCGCCACCGACGCCTACCGGCAGCCGGGCTCGTCGTTCAAGCCGTATGTCTACACCACCGCGCTGCTGAACGGCTTCACGCCGAACTCGAAGGTCGTGGACGGCCCGGTCTGCATCGGCAATTGGTGCCCGCAGAACTATGGCCACTCCTATTCGGGCCAGGTCACGCTGACCCAGGCCATCACGCGTTCGATCAACGTGGTGCCGGTCAAGCTCTCGATCATGCTCGGCGGCAAGGAAGGCCCGAAGGCCGGCCGCGCCAAGATCGTCGAGGTGGCGCGCCGCTTCGGCCTCAAGGCACCGCTGCCGGATACGCCGTCGCTGCCGATCGGCTCCGACGAAGTCACCGTGCTGGAGCACGCGGTGGCCTATGCGACCTTCCCGAACCGCGGCAAGGCGGTGACGCCGCATTCGGTGCTCGAGGTGCGCACCGGCGCCGGCGATCTCGTCTGGCGCTGGGACCGCGACGGGCCGAAGCCGCGGCAGGCGATCCCGCCGAATATCGCCGCCGACATGGCCGGCATGATGAGCCACGTGGTCAGTGAAGGCACCGCGCGCCGCGCCGCGCTCGACGGCATTCCGACCGCGGGCAAGACCGGCACCACCAATGCCTATCGCGACGCCTGGTTCGTCGGCTACACCGGCAACTTCACCTGCGCGGTGTGGTACGGCAATGACGACTATTCGCCGACCAACCGCATGACCGGCGGCTCGCTGCCGGCGCAGACCTGGCACGACATCATGGTCGCCGCGCATCAGGGCGTGGAGGTACGCGAGCTCAACGGCGTCGGCATGGGCCAGAAGCTGCCGCCGCAGCCGGCGCAGGCCAATGCCCAGGCCAACGCGGCGCCGCGCGTGCTGGAAACCAAGCCGGGTCCGCCGCCGGTGCTGACCAAGCGCGGCGCGGATATCCTGGTACGGGTCGAGAAGCTGCTCGATGACGCTGCCAGAACTGCTGAGAAGACCACCGGCAAGACCACGCTGAACGAGCCCGCGAAGATCGGCAAGCCGGAGTCCTCGAGCGCGCTGGCGTTCCCCGAAAACTACGTTGCCGCGGCCGGCCCGGACGGCGCGACGCCCCCCGTGCCACGCAAGAACTGA
- a CDS encoding DUF1254 domain-containing protein codes for MIRVLLTILAGVLLGGVVHLVSVLALPRIASQDAYSRLTPMTKLNEVTQLPLADPSHSPMPLMDPAFAVAICRYDLSTGPLKLTVPVSQAYTSVSFYTRNEVAYYAINDRSAGKKVIELDLMTEAQHNELPEDEEVTAADRLIIDSPTSTGLILLKALAPEPGLMPQAQASLAASSCKVQAEPAAAKQEAPPPLPTPAPPPAARKR; via the coding sequence ATGATCCGCGTGCTGCTCACGATCCTCGCAGGCGTGCTGCTCGGCGGCGTGGTGCATCTCGTCAGCGTGCTGGCGCTGCCGCGGATCGCCTCGCAGGACGCTTATTCGCGGCTGACGCCGATGACCAAGCTCAACGAGGTGACCCAGCTGCCGCTGGCCGACCCCAGCCACTCGCCGATGCCGCTGATGGATCCGGCCTTCGCAGTCGCGATCTGCCGCTACGATCTCTCGACCGGGCCGCTCAAGCTCACCGTGCCGGTCAGCCAGGCCTATACGTCGGTGTCGTTCTACACCCGCAACGAGGTCGCCTATTACGCGATCAACGACCGCTCCGCCGGCAAGAAGGTGATCGAGCTCGACCTGATGACGGAAGCGCAGCACAACGAGCTGCCGGAGGACGAGGAAGTCACCGCCGCCGACCGGCTGATCATCGACTCGCCGACCTCGACCGGCCTGATCCTCTTGAAGGCGCTGGCGCCGGAGCCCGGCCTGATGCCCCAGGCGCAGGCCTCGCTCGCGGCCTCATCGTGCAAGGTGCAGGCCGAGCCGGCTGCGGCCAAGCAGGAGGCCCCGCCGCCGCTGCCTACACCGGCACCACCGCCTGCAGCCCGTAAGCGCTAA